One region of Solea senegalensis isolate Sse05_10M linkage group LG14, IFAPA_SoseM_1, whole genome shotgun sequence genomic DNA includes:
- the mpl gene encoding thrombopoietin receptor, which yields MMSPPSTVSLSCRWKMLLISLWIQIGFVFVVVAQSKNGTVRYLSKQDVLLLKEEQDPKCFTRTGVDFTCFFESEDNRTYDLLYKFNSMQRERRRGDMTVQRSEEGTFLHIYSFPAVDVLLFLETQLDVVLHSTNVSLCSRTVSVEDHFLLDPPFNVALHQNGRVGQLLVSWHINVPTYCGDAMYRIQYSSEGLGQRTEEVNKYTFTKATLNSLVPGEETDIKVTIKCAFSPSAGHWSRWSHPVRAMVPQRADDISLMCYTSDLENITCQWNGSRYGVEEEYKLLFKMGLGKEWTECLGQSTFCHVCRFRGDYSKKVQVKLSSTRTPLSRTFYNEEFTLNTTIKTSAPAQLRETVLKDMMCLKWEAPLLSLSAHLQYEVGYQTRGSEAWLMVSLKGPGAGTCLQVPLGSQYHVRVRAKPNGFIYSGHWSDWSDVLTHHSSIDTGMLLMLCIPISMMIIAVLLISTYFSKLKQYFWPPMPNLDKVLQEFLTEIDRERWDPPPTVKQWPEETTSSVLEIISEDSEVRRRSGESHQLLPPEVTVSCGKHTDGHLRSEVSPDYVTLNKDSLVLCPKGNKYMHEKVGETGGVSVSVSPPPRSVTDLLNYSYVPLTEAADTSDCQCRVTPANQPGNIYTNLPCS from the exons ATGATGTCTCCTCCGTCTACCGTGAGTTTGTCGTGCAGGTGGAAGATGCTCCTCATCAGCCTTTGGATTCAAatagggtttgtttttgttgttgttgcacaaaGCAAGAATGGAACTGTCCGTTACTTGTCAAAGCAAG ATGTTTTGCTCTTAAAGGAAGAGCAGGATCCTAAATGTTTCACCCGCACAGGAGTGGATTTCACCTGcttttttgaaagtgaagacAACAGAACATATGACTTACTCTACAAATTTAACAG catgcagagagagaggaggagaggtgacATGACTGTCCAGAGATCAGAGGAGGGAACTTTCCTTCACATCTACTCGTTTCCTGCTGTGGACGTTTTGCTTTTTTTGGAGACTCAGCTCGACGTcgtgctgcacagcaccaacgTCAGCCTCTGCAGTCGCACCGTCTCTGTGGAAGACCACT TCCTTCTTGATCCTCCCTTCAATGTGGCTTTACACCAAAATGGACGAGTGGGACAGCTGCTGGTCTCATGGCACATAAATGTCCCCACGTACTGTGGAGATGCAATGTACAGGATTCAATATTCCTCCGAGGGTCTCGGCCAGAGGACTGAAGAG GTGAATAAGTACACATTCACCAAAGCCACACTGAACTCTCTGGTACCGGGGGAGGAGACCGACATCAAGGTCACCATCAAATGTGCCTTTAGTCCCAGTGCAGGACACTGGAGCCGCTGGTCTCACCCAGTGAGAGCCATGGTTCCCCAGAGGGCAG ATGACATTTCACTCATGTGCTACACGTCGGACTTAGAAAACATCACCTGTCAGTGGAATGGGAGCAGATATGGGGTGGAAGAAGAGTACAAACTCTTATTCAAGATGGGGCTCGG TAAAGAATGGACTGAATGCCTGGGCCAGAGCACGTTCTGTCATGTGTGCCGTTTCCGTGGAGATTACTCCAAAAAAGTCCAGGTCAAACTCAGCAGCACTCGGACTCCCCTGAGCAGAACGTTCTACAACGAAGAGTTCACTCTTAACACGACCA TCAAAACATCCGCACCGGCTCAGCTGAGAGAAACAGTGCTAAAAGACATGATGTGTTTGAAATGGGAagctcctcttctctctctgtcagctcACCTGCAGTATGAAGTTGGCTATCAGACCAGAGGAAGTGAAGCGTGGCTG ATGGTTTCATTAAAAGGACCAGGTGCTGGCACGTGTCTTCAGGTTCCATTAGGCAGCCAGTACCATGTAAGAGTCCGAGCTAAACCCAATGGGTTCATTTACTCCGGCCACTGGAGTGACTGGTCAGACGTGCTCACTCATCACAGCTCCATTGACACAG GAATGTTGCTCATGCTGTGCATCCCCATCTCCATGATGATAATTGCCGTCTTACTTATTTCCACATATTTCAG taaacTCAAGCAGTATTTTTGGCCCCCAATGCCCAATCTGGACAAAGTCCTGCAAGAATTCCTGACAGAGATTGACAGGGAAAGATGG GATCCTCCACCCACAGTGAAGCAATGGCCTGAGGAAACCACCTCATCTGTGTTGGAGATCATATCTGAAGATTCAGAAGTGAGGAGACGCTCAGGAGAGAGCCACCAGCTCCTGCCACCAGAGGTCACTGTCTCgtgtggaaaacacacagatggacacCTGAGGAGTGAAGTGTCTCCAGACTACGTGACTCTGAACAAAGACAGTCTCGTTCTTTGCCCCAAAGGAAACAAGTACATGCACGAGAAGGTCGGAGAGACGGGGGGcgtctcagtcagtgtctcacCTCCACCTCGCTCAGTCACCGACCTTCTGAACTACTCCTACGTGCCTCTGACTGAGGCTGCAGACACATCAGACTGTCAGTGCAGGGTCACTCCTGCAAACCAACCAGGGAACATTTATACTAATTTACCCTGCAGCTAA
- the tie1 gene encoding tyrosine-protein kinase receptor Tie-1 isoform X1, whose product MRSVSIMRILCVFVLCFIDLSDAVIDLAMISTAEVTSVNHFSISCINGEHSPAQVELDIKKDNKILLTPKKPTFKVHKVRTKEVAAKEFRELEHIGIFYCESSQEVPPLETVTMINNFGRANFIPSHLTLTVNKEETVHLSMELLSSQKRDVTWKYNGNYYYMTHWNDVINRTAVLTVENAAFANQGIYSASYVGDSPLQGAWMRLIVRDCPSKKWGPNCDKACPECLNGGVCHDVDGDCVCPPGFMGTRCETACREGMFGRNCQESCNSWSNCKGLRFCLPDPYGCSCASGWFGSRCEKPCPNDKYGPDCRLSCNCQNGGTCNRFTGCLCPILWRGLNCEKSERAPQIVGLDTNLEWNLNSSPKILCSATGNPLPSHNGIELRKLDSSVLKASRTIMDSNKSTALFEIPPLSAEQGGMWECRVSTNGGQDSHKFSVTIKEPPVPTSGPKLLEKKSKQLLVTPVESYRGDGPIISTRLLYKPEKNGESWSSIIVYSEKEPITLMNLEPSTRYRVRVQLSRPGEGGEGEPGPEAVMETDCPEPTVLPEIDVISVEGRNVTVHWHIPASGGTYAGTATGFLVQLFGAPSYSEKVQEETTLLNVLSTKFYKLETQQDYNVVVRLINCGSQGPPSVPSRFRISSQGPSSPRNVQALPLSVSAVQVRWQPPEDPNGGIIKYNIEYQTVGQGSPHPRVDTDDGNKTTKDVTALNGSTVYQFRVRAVSKVPGEWSKFVQAMTQGDGSQSLIPTTQGVAGRPVADNYQLLVAVVGSVTVTCVTILLALLALFFIRKTLLNRRRTFTYQSGSGEETILQFNSGTLTLTRRPKPTPEPLTYPILEWEDIKFEDVIGEGNFGQVIKAMIKKDGSKMSAAIKMLKEFASENDHRDFAGELEVLCKLGQHPNIINLIGACENRGYLYIAIEYAPYGNLLDFLRKSRVLETDPAFAKEHGTASTLTSQQLLQFAVDVATGMHYLSDKQFIHRDLAARNVLVGDNLVAKIADFGLSRGEEVYVKKTMGRLPVRWMAIESLNYSVYTTKSDVWSFGVLLWEIVSLGGTPYCGMTCAELYEKLPQGYRMEKPKNCDDEVYELMKQCWRDRPYERPPFSQISVQLNRMQEARKAYVNMALFENFTYAGIDATAEEA is encoded by the exons atgcGGAGTGTGTCTATCATgaggattttgtgtgtgtttgtgttgtgcttCATTGATTTGTCAG ATGCTGTGATCGACTTGGCCATGATATCCACCGCGGAGGTCACCAGCGTCAATCACTTCAGTATCTCTTGTATCAATGGAGAGCACAGTCCTGCCCAGGTGGAGCTGGACATCAAGAAGGACAACAAAATTCTCTTAACGCCCAAGAAGCCAACGTTTAAAGTGCACAAGGTCAGGACCAAGGAGGTGGCGGCCAAAGAGTTCCGTGAGCTGGAGCATATCGGTATCTTCTACTGTGAATCCTCTCAGGAGGTTCCTCCGCTTGAAACTGTCACAATGATCAACAACTTTGgcagag CTAATTTTATTCCAAGTCATCTCACTCTGACAGTTAACAAAGAAGAAACTGTTCACCTCAGCATGGAGCTGCTCAGCTCCCAGAAGAGAGATGTGACCTGGAAGTACAATG gaAATTACTATTACATGACTCACTGGAATGATGTGATTAATCGCACTGCTGTGCTGACAGTGGAGAATGCAGCTTTTGCCAATCAGGGCATCTACAGTGCCAGCTACGTGGGGGACAGCCCGCTTCAGGGAGCGTGGATGAGGCTCATTGTCAGAG ACTGTCCCAGTAAGAAATGGGGTCCAAACTGTGATAAGGCCTGTCCAGAATGTCTCAATGGTGGAGTCTGTCACGATGTGGAtggagactgtgtctgtcctccGGGATTCATGGGAACACGTTGTGAGACAG CCTGCAGAGAGGGAATGTTTGGCCGAAACTGCCAGGAGTCATGTAACTCATGGTCGAACTGCAAGGGGCTTCGTTTCTGCCTACCAGACCCTTACGGCTGTTCTTGTGCCAGCGGCTGGTTTGGCAGCCGCTGTGAGAAGC CCTGTCCTAATGACAAGTATGGACCGGACTGCAGACTGAGCTGTAATTGCCAGAATGGAGGAACTTGCAACCGCTTCACTGGGTGCCTGTGTCCCATACTGTGGAGAGGACTGAACTGTGAGAAGTCTG AGCGGGCTCCACAGATCGTGGGCCTGGACACTAACCTGGAGTGGAATCTCAACTCCAGCCCTAAGATCCTTTGCTCGGCCACTGGAAACCCCCTGCCCAGCCACAATGGCATCGAGCTGAGAAAGCTGGACAGTTCTGTGCTCAAG GCTTCTCGCACCATCATGGACTCCAATAAAAGCACAGCCCTGTTTGAGATCCCTCCTCTAAGCGCTGAACAGGGAGGGATGTGGGAGTGCAGGGTGTCCACCAACGGAGGCCAGGATTCCCATAAGTTCAGCGTCACCATTAAAG AGCCCCCTGTGCCCACGTCTGGGCCCAAACTGCTGGAAAAGAAGAGTAAGCAGCTGCTTGTGACGCCAGTGGAGTCCTACAGAGGAGACGGTCCAATTATCTCCACCAGGCTCCTGTACAAACCGGAAAAGAATGGAGAGTCTTGGTCCTCCATCATAG TCTACAGTGAGAAAGAGCCGATCACACTGATGAACCTGGAGCCTTCAACGCGCTACCGTGTGCGTGTTCAGCTGAGTCGCcctggagagggaggggagggggaaccAGGGCCAGAGGCCGTCATGGAGACTGACTGTCCTG AGCCCACAGTTCTGCCCGAGATTGACGTCATTTCAGTGGAAGGCCGCAATGTCACCGTACACTGGCATATACCGGCCAGCGGTGGCACTTACGCCGGCACGGCCACTGGCTTTTTAGTTCAGCTCTTCGGGGCGCCGTCTTACAGCGAGAAAGTCCAGGAGGAGACCACGCTGCTCAATGTGCTTTCCACCAAGTTCTACAAACTGGAGACCCAGCAGGACTACAACGTGGTGGTGCGCCTCATCAACTGTGGCAGCCAGGGGCCGCCATCCGTACCGTCCCGCTTCCGCATCAGCAGCCAGG GGCCGTCGTCGCCACGCAATGTCCAGGCCCTGCCTCTGTCCGTGTCAGCCGTTCAGGTGAGGTGGCAGCCCCCGGAGGATCCAAACGGAGGCATCATCAAATACAACATAGAGTACCAGACTGTCGGCCAGGGGAGCCCTCACCCACGGGTGGACACCGACGACGGGAACAAGACCACCAAAGACGTGACAGCGCTGAACGGCAGCACGGTCTACCAGTTCAGAGTGAGAGCCGTCTCCAAAGTGCCGGGAGAGTGGAGCAAGTTTGTCCAGGCGATGACGCAAGGGGACG GGTCTCAGAGTTTAATCCCGACCACCCAGGGCGTAGCAGGAAGACCCGTTGCAGACAATTACCAGCTGCTGGTGGCGGTGGTGGGCTCAGTGACCGTCACCTGTGTGACGATCCTGTTGGCACTGCTGGCTCTCTTCTTCATCCGCAAGACGCTGCTCAACCGCCGGCGCACGTTCACCTACCAGTCTGGATCA GGTGAAGAAACTATTTTGCAGTTTAATTCAGGAACTCTGACGCTGACGAGGAGACCCAAGCCCACGCCGGAGCCTCTCACCTACCCGATCCTCGAGTGGGAGGACATTAAGTTTGAAGACGTCATCGGAGAGGGCAACTTCGGCCAG gTGATCAAAGCCATGATCAAGAAGGACGGCAGCAAGATGAGTGCAGCCATCAAGATGCTGAAAG AGTTTGCCTCGGAGAACGACCACAGAGACTTTGCAGGGGAGCTGGAGGTTCTGTGTAAACTAGGCCAGCATCCCAACATCATCAACCTCATCGGAGCCTGTGAGAACAGAG GTTACCTGTACATAGCCATTGAATACGCTCCCTACGGAAACCTCCTCGACTTTCTGCGGAAGAGTCGAGTGTTAGAAACCGACCCTGCCTTTGCAAAAGAGCACGGCACGGCCTCCACGCTCACCTCGCAGCAACTGCTGCAGTTCGCCGTAGACGTGGCCACGGGGATGCACTACTTAAGTGACAAACAG TTTATTCACAGAGATTTGGCAGCCAGGAATGTCCTTGTTGGGGACAACCTTGTGGCAAAGATAGCAGACTTTGGCCTGTCCCGTGGTGAGGAAGTTTACGTGAAGAAGACaatg GGGAGACTGCCCGTGCGTTGGATGGCCATCGAATCCCTAAACTACAGCGTGTACACGACAAAGAGTGACGT GTGGTCTTTTGGTGTTCTCCTCTGGGAAATTGTAAGCTTAG GTGGCACACCTTACTGTGGAATGACATGTGCTGAGCTTTATGAAAAACTACCACAGGGATACAGGATGGAGAAACCCAAAAACTGTGATGATGAAGT CTACGAGCTAATGAAGCAGTGCTGGAGGGATCGGCCGTATGAGAGACCCCCCTTCTCCCAGATCTCTGTCCAGCTCAACAGGATGCAGGAGGCCAGGAAG GCTTATGTGAACATGGCCCTCTTTGAGAACTTCACCTATGCCGGGATAGATGCCACAGCTGAGGAGGCCTGA
- the tie1 gene encoding tyrosine-protein kinase receptor Tie-1 isoform X2 — protein MRSVSIMRILCVFVLCFIDLSDAVIDLAMISTAEVTSVNHFSISCINGEHSPAQVELDIKKDNKILLTPKKPTFKVHKVRTKEVAAKEFRELEHIGIFYCESSQEVPPLETVTMINNFGRANFIPSHLTLTVNKEETVHLSMELLSSQKRDVTWKYNGNYYYMTHWNDVINRTAVLTVENAAFANQGIYSASYVGDSPLQGAWMRLIVRDCPSKKWGPNCDKACPECLNGGVCHDVDGDCVCPPGFMGTRCETACREGMFGRNCQESCNSWSNCKGLRFCLPDPYGCSCASGWFGSRCEKPCPNDKYGPDCRLSCNCQNGGTCNRFTGCLCPILWRGLNCEKSERAPQIVGLDTNLEWNLNSSPKILCSATGNPLPSHNGIELRKLDSSVLKASRTIMDSNKSTALFEIPPLSAEQGGMWECRVSTNGGQDSHKFSVTIKEPPVPTSGPKLLEKKSKQLLVTPVESYRGDGPIISTRLLYKPEKNGESWSSIIVYSEKEPITLMNLEPSTRYRVRVQLSRPGEGGEGEPGPEAVMETDCPEPTVLPEIDVISVEGRNVTVHWHIPASGGTYAGTATGFLVQLFGAPSYSEKVQEETTLLNVLSTKFYKLETQQDYNVVVRLINCGSQGPPSVPSRFRISSQGPSSPRNVQALPLSVSAVQVRWQPPEDPNGGIIKYNIEYQTVGQGSPHPRVDTDDGNKTTKDVTALNGSTVYQFRVRAVSKVPGEWSKFVQAMTQGDGSQSLIPTTQGVAGRPVADNYQLLVAVVGSVTVTCVTILLALLALFFIRKTLLNRRRTFTYQSGSFNSGTLTLTRRPKPTPEPLTYPILEWEDIKFEDVIGEGNFGQVIKAMIKKDGSKMSAAIKMLKEFASENDHRDFAGELEVLCKLGQHPNIINLIGACENRGYLYIAIEYAPYGNLLDFLRKSRVLETDPAFAKEHGTASTLTSQQLLQFAVDVATGMHYLSDKQFIHRDLAARNVLVGDNLVAKIADFGLSRGEEVYVKKTMGRLPVRWMAIESLNYSVYTTKSDVWSFGVLLWEIVSLGGTPYCGMTCAELYEKLPQGYRMEKPKNCDDEVYELMKQCWRDRPYERPPFSQISVQLNRMQEARKAYVNMALFENFTYAGIDATAEEA, from the exons atgcGGAGTGTGTCTATCATgaggattttgtgtgtgtttgtgttgtgcttCATTGATTTGTCAG ATGCTGTGATCGACTTGGCCATGATATCCACCGCGGAGGTCACCAGCGTCAATCACTTCAGTATCTCTTGTATCAATGGAGAGCACAGTCCTGCCCAGGTGGAGCTGGACATCAAGAAGGACAACAAAATTCTCTTAACGCCCAAGAAGCCAACGTTTAAAGTGCACAAGGTCAGGACCAAGGAGGTGGCGGCCAAAGAGTTCCGTGAGCTGGAGCATATCGGTATCTTCTACTGTGAATCCTCTCAGGAGGTTCCTCCGCTTGAAACTGTCACAATGATCAACAACTTTGgcagag CTAATTTTATTCCAAGTCATCTCACTCTGACAGTTAACAAAGAAGAAACTGTTCACCTCAGCATGGAGCTGCTCAGCTCCCAGAAGAGAGATGTGACCTGGAAGTACAATG gaAATTACTATTACATGACTCACTGGAATGATGTGATTAATCGCACTGCTGTGCTGACAGTGGAGAATGCAGCTTTTGCCAATCAGGGCATCTACAGTGCCAGCTACGTGGGGGACAGCCCGCTTCAGGGAGCGTGGATGAGGCTCATTGTCAGAG ACTGTCCCAGTAAGAAATGGGGTCCAAACTGTGATAAGGCCTGTCCAGAATGTCTCAATGGTGGAGTCTGTCACGATGTGGAtggagactgtgtctgtcctccGGGATTCATGGGAACACGTTGTGAGACAG CCTGCAGAGAGGGAATGTTTGGCCGAAACTGCCAGGAGTCATGTAACTCATGGTCGAACTGCAAGGGGCTTCGTTTCTGCCTACCAGACCCTTACGGCTGTTCTTGTGCCAGCGGCTGGTTTGGCAGCCGCTGTGAGAAGC CCTGTCCTAATGACAAGTATGGACCGGACTGCAGACTGAGCTGTAATTGCCAGAATGGAGGAACTTGCAACCGCTTCACTGGGTGCCTGTGTCCCATACTGTGGAGAGGACTGAACTGTGAGAAGTCTG AGCGGGCTCCACAGATCGTGGGCCTGGACACTAACCTGGAGTGGAATCTCAACTCCAGCCCTAAGATCCTTTGCTCGGCCACTGGAAACCCCCTGCCCAGCCACAATGGCATCGAGCTGAGAAAGCTGGACAGTTCTGTGCTCAAG GCTTCTCGCACCATCATGGACTCCAATAAAAGCACAGCCCTGTTTGAGATCCCTCCTCTAAGCGCTGAACAGGGAGGGATGTGGGAGTGCAGGGTGTCCACCAACGGAGGCCAGGATTCCCATAAGTTCAGCGTCACCATTAAAG AGCCCCCTGTGCCCACGTCTGGGCCCAAACTGCTGGAAAAGAAGAGTAAGCAGCTGCTTGTGACGCCAGTGGAGTCCTACAGAGGAGACGGTCCAATTATCTCCACCAGGCTCCTGTACAAACCGGAAAAGAATGGAGAGTCTTGGTCCTCCATCATAG TCTACAGTGAGAAAGAGCCGATCACACTGATGAACCTGGAGCCTTCAACGCGCTACCGTGTGCGTGTTCAGCTGAGTCGCcctggagagggaggggagggggaaccAGGGCCAGAGGCCGTCATGGAGACTGACTGTCCTG AGCCCACAGTTCTGCCCGAGATTGACGTCATTTCAGTGGAAGGCCGCAATGTCACCGTACACTGGCATATACCGGCCAGCGGTGGCACTTACGCCGGCACGGCCACTGGCTTTTTAGTTCAGCTCTTCGGGGCGCCGTCTTACAGCGAGAAAGTCCAGGAGGAGACCACGCTGCTCAATGTGCTTTCCACCAAGTTCTACAAACTGGAGACCCAGCAGGACTACAACGTGGTGGTGCGCCTCATCAACTGTGGCAGCCAGGGGCCGCCATCCGTACCGTCCCGCTTCCGCATCAGCAGCCAGG GGCCGTCGTCGCCACGCAATGTCCAGGCCCTGCCTCTGTCCGTGTCAGCCGTTCAGGTGAGGTGGCAGCCCCCGGAGGATCCAAACGGAGGCATCATCAAATACAACATAGAGTACCAGACTGTCGGCCAGGGGAGCCCTCACCCACGGGTGGACACCGACGACGGGAACAAGACCACCAAAGACGTGACAGCGCTGAACGGCAGCACGGTCTACCAGTTCAGAGTGAGAGCCGTCTCCAAAGTGCCGGGAGAGTGGAGCAAGTTTGTCCAGGCGATGACGCAAGGGGACG GGTCTCAGAGTTTAATCCCGACCACCCAGGGCGTAGCAGGAAGACCCGTTGCAGACAATTACCAGCTGCTGGTGGCGGTGGTGGGCTCAGTGACCGTCACCTGTGTGACGATCCTGTTGGCACTGCTGGCTCTCTTCTTCATCCGCAAGACGCTGCTCAACCGCCGGCGCACGTTCACCTACCAGTCTGGATCA TTTAATTCAGGAACTCTGACGCTGACGAGGAGACCCAAGCCCACGCCGGAGCCTCTCACCTACCCGATCCTCGAGTGGGAGGACATTAAGTTTGAAGACGTCATCGGAGAGGGCAACTTCGGCCAG gTGATCAAAGCCATGATCAAGAAGGACGGCAGCAAGATGAGTGCAGCCATCAAGATGCTGAAAG AGTTTGCCTCGGAGAACGACCACAGAGACTTTGCAGGGGAGCTGGAGGTTCTGTGTAAACTAGGCCAGCATCCCAACATCATCAACCTCATCGGAGCCTGTGAGAACAGAG GTTACCTGTACATAGCCATTGAATACGCTCCCTACGGAAACCTCCTCGACTTTCTGCGGAAGAGTCGAGTGTTAGAAACCGACCCTGCCTTTGCAAAAGAGCACGGCACGGCCTCCACGCTCACCTCGCAGCAACTGCTGCAGTTCGCCGTAGACGTGGCCACGGGGATGCACTACTTAAGTGACAAACAG TTTATTCACAGAGATTTGGCAGCCAGGAATGTCCTTGTTGGGGACAACCTTGTGGCAAAGATAGCAGACTTTGGCCTGTCCCGTGGTGAGGAAGTTTACGTGAAGAAGACaatg GGGAGACTGCCCGTGCGTTGGATGGCCATCGAATCCCTAAACTACAGCGTGTACACGACAAAGAGTGACGT GTGGTCTTTTGGTGTTCTCCTCTGGGAAATTGTAAGCTTAG GTGGCACACCTTACTGTGGAATGACATGTGCTGAGCTTTATGAAAAACTACCACAGGGATACAGGATGGAGAAACCCAAAAACTGTGATGATGAAGT CTACGAGCTAATGAAGCAGTGCTGGAGGGATCGGCCGTATGAGAGACCCCCCTTCTCCCAGATCTCTGTCCAGCTCAACAGGATGCAGGAGGCCAGGAAG GCTTATGTGAACATGGCCCTCTTTGAGAACTTCACCTATGCCGGGATAGATGCCACAGCTGAGGAGGCCTGA